In Nocardia sp. NBC_00403, the DNA window GGCGCGGTTCGGTGGACGTGACGATCGAAGGGATCCCCGCGGATGTGCCTTCTTGGCGCGAAATCGAAGGCATAGAGGTCGAATCCACCGAATCCGGGGAGCCGGTCGATGCATGGGTGTACGACGGTGCCCACAACTTTTTCGAGTACGCGCGCATCCAGGTCCTTCATCAGGTCGGCACTATGGCACGGTTTGTCGTCGACCTGGCCGAGGGCGAGGAGTTCTTTCTCACGCTTCCGAATGACGAGATACTCGAGGCCGACCAGATCTACACGACAGTGGATGCCGAGTTCGAGGGCATCGAAATGTACCTGACCGCGGACCGAGAGCTGGCCGAGTTCACCGACCCTACCGGTTTGGTGTTCGACTGGGCTCACGGCGACTGCAAGTTCTACAAGGTGGTCGACTCGGGCAACCCGGAGCATTCGGGACAGTGATGTCGGCTCACGGACCAGGATTGTGCGAGACAGTACCTCGCACCACGTGTCCTGCACGTGTCAGGACGGCCGGATCATCGATATTGCTGTAGTTCCGCTGTGGAACATCGGTCGGTCGCGCGAGGATTCCGGCTCCAGCGTGGGCGACCAGCCGCAATTGCACCACATCCTGCGCAGCGGACGACCACCGCCGAGGCTGTTGGCGTCCACGACTTCGACAAAGTGCTAGTCGAGGGCTGCGATGTTGAGGTCACACGCATCGTTCATGTTGTCGACACTCGTGGCAGCCATCTGCTGAGCGGTCGAGTGGCAAGCATCGGGCTCGAAGTTTCGGTCGAGGCAGTGCTGATTCTGGCCCCAGACGCGGTTGCTGTTTTGTCGGCTGTGCTCGACAGAGCCGACGACCCGCACTATTTCGCGGAGCGGCAGGAATGCGTGATGTCGACCCTGCAGGCCTACAACTCGTTCAGCGACCGGTTCGCACCTCTACTGCCTGGCACCCTTGTCGGCCTTCTGGATGTGTTGATCGCTGTCACCGAAGATCACCTGCTATCAGCGCAGCGGTGAGGACCAATGCGCTATCCGCGTGCTCATGGAACACGTGCTCAGGAGGTTGTCTCTGTTCAACAACGACACCAACTGTCCACGGCGGCTACGCTGCGTACCGAAGGTGACCCAATCCCTCGGCCTCGCAGCGGGGCTAGCGGTTCACCCCGCCGGCACCGTCGCCGGGCGCTGCTGACTGTCGAGGGATTCGAGCTCGGCTCGCAGTTCCGCTACCTCGGCGGCGAGTGCATCGCGGTCTTGTTCTCGTTCCAGCAGGATTGCCCGCAATCCCTCGATGGTGTCGGTCATCGCGGCCAGCCTCGGGTCGGCCCCTTGCAGGCGCCATTGCAGGATCGCGCGACGGTCCAGGGTTTGGCTGGCGTTGCGGACCCACCCGATAACGTAATCGAGCCATTCGGCCTGTTTGGGCATCTGCCGAGATGTGTCCCAGCCGCGCCGTAGCGCGGGCTTTGTCGAGAGAACCAGCTCTGTGCAATGTTCTGGTGTGGGAGTGTGCATCTGGACGAGGGTGAGTTTGCCGGCGCTGGTGACGACCGCGGTCAGGCGGTAGTGACCGGCGAGGTGCATCTTCAATTCCGCGGCGGTCCGTCCGTCGGTGTCCAGCGCACCCAGCCAGGGTCCGTCGGTGGCGTTGATGATCGACTCGAGTACCTCGAGTTGGCTGGCGGCGCGGCGAAATCGCGTCGCGTGCTTGCGCAGCTGAGCAGGTGTGGCGGTCATCTGATCCCAGTGCATCGCAGCTCCGCTCTCTTCATCGACCTATTCCAGAGATGGCAACGTCTACGAACCTACATTCGCCGCAGGCTCAGGCTGCTGTAGCGCTACACGGTGGTGATTCGTCTCGGTCGGATCCCACAGCGGGGCGAGTGTGGGGGAGGGCAGAGTGACGACACGTAGCCAGTCTTACTCGCGCAGCGCGTCCAGATGCGCGGCGCGGGGCAAACCGGCCAGCGATGTTTTTACCTCGCTGGCTCGTTCCCGAAGCCACCCCATCATCGAACGTATGTTCGTGTAATCGCATATCGTTTGGTCTGAGTCGATAGGGGATCGGCATTGATAGCTGATCATCTGCCGGAGGAGTCTGGACGCCTGATCGGGATAGTCTGCGTACCGTGGTGTACGAGAACGACTTGGTGCGCAGCGGCAACGGTGGGGTCTCGGTTTCCGGGTCGACAGCATCGGCGAGGACGGGCAAGCGCTGCTCGTCCCGGTCGGGGACGCGGGCTACCCATTCCCGATGCTGGTGACCGCGCTCGTTCCGGCCGGTGACCTACAGCAGTCGGAATGGTGACCGTGACACCGAGTCGATAGCCTCCCTCAGTCGGTAGCTGAATATACGCTGATTTTGTGGTGGCAGTGCCGGCGCCGATGCTGGCCGTCGCAGGGCGGCCGCCGGATACGGCTGCCTGGGCCATCGAGATGAAATGGGACGGTGTCCGCGCCCTCGCCCTATGCAAAGGCGAATCATGTCGCTTGTACAGCAGAAACAGGCGCGAGATCACCGACTCCTACCCCGAGCTCGCCGCGGCGCTGGCCGAGTCGGCGCGGGGCCGGGTGTTGATTCTCGACGGTGAGGTGATCGCGCATACCGCCTCGGGTGCACCGTCGTTCGGTTTGCTGCAACGTCGCATGCATGTCATGCACCCAGCCGCGCAGCGATGGGCCACCCCAAGTACAGAACAACCCGGTGCTGCTGACTCAGTTCGTGTGCGGGTGCCTGATGGAGTCGCCACCCTTTGTCTCGTGCAGCCGGCCGAACCGGCTGGCAAGCAGATGTGCCATGCTCGCGGCCGCGCCCCGACAGGCGTCATCGATCGTCGCGGCGTTGTGGGTCACCGCGACCGGCTGCTGACCGGTCGGACGAGCCTGCAGCACGCATCGCTTGTCATCCGGTCCGCCCTTACCCGCGTTCTGGTCACTGAGGTGGGCTTCGACGCTGATGATCTGGTCGCTGAAGCGCTCGAGCGTCGATGCGATCTCCTCCTCGACGTGCCGGATCAGCTTTTCGCCGCTGTCGATGTTGCTGTCGGTGTTGATCAGAATCTGCATGTGCGTATCCATTCCGGTAGGTGGCAACTGTTACTCGGACAGAGGCGGATGGTGTTCGTCATCGACTCCGCCGCCGTAGCCTGCTCCTCCTTTACCTCGGTACTCACCGTAATCCCCGATGATCATCGGACTGAGCGGTCTGGGTCGCCCAATTGTTGGCGAAAGCGATACCCCGGAGTTTCTGGTAGCCCAGCGGCGATCGAGTTCGGCACGGTACTGCCTTCCAGAAGGGTTTGAGCGCGATGGCGGCGCCGGTGATGGCCATCCAGGTCGGTAGCGGTAGAAGAGGGAGGTGAGGAGCATCCACGCAGAATCTGGCGGTAGCGCGAATCGAACTGGGCGTTTGCTGTCGGACGGCTCTCGGCGTGGCAGGTGTGGCGCATAGTTTCCAGAGTCGGCCAGCCCTCGACCGGTCATGGCGCGCCCACCGCCGGATTTCTGGCGGATGCGCCCCTACCCCCTAACTGCAGCGGCATAGCGCCATTTGTGTCGGTCCCGCGTGCGAGGCTCAAACAATCCGTCGAAGCATTCGCGCGAATCGTCAATGTCCTCACGGCCGAAAACGACCGCCTTGCCCAGAAGTCCGGACGAAGCAGCCGCACCGTCATCCCACTCAACCCCGTGGCTCGGTCGTGAAACTTGGGATCTGGCCCACTTTCCGTGATAGGCGTTGCCTGAGCACGGCAGGTGGCTGAGGTCTTGCGATCATGTCTGGCTGTGTGTTGATCATGGTGTGCGGTTGCTGCTGCCGCACCTGGCCGGGGTGGCCATCGAGGAAGTTGCAGAGGTCAGCGGCGTGGTGTGCATCCGGGCGTCCGCGCTGGCGGCGGCTGTGGCCTGCGTGTGCTGCGGGTACGACGCGACCAGGGTGCACAGCCGGTACGAGCGCTACCTGGCCGACGCGCCGGTGGGCGGACGACGGTTGGTGGTCCGACTGCGGGTGCGGCGATGGTTCTGCGATCAATCATCTTGCAGGGTAAGGACTTTCGCGGAGCAGATCGAAGGGGTGACGGTGCGGCACGGGCGGCGAACGCCGCTGCTGCGGGCGATGCTGGAGGGTATAGCGGTCGCTCTGGCCGGTCGGGTCGGCGCGCGACTGGCCACCGCGCTGCATGCGTCGGCAAGCCGGTCTACTCTGCTGCGGCTGCTCGCGGCGTTGCCGGATCCCGCAGCGGAAACGCCTCGGGTGTTGGGGGTGGACGACTTCGCGTTGCTGCGCGGCCAGAACTACGGCACCGTGCTGATCGACTGCGAGACGGGTGCACCACTGGAGTTGTTGCCAGGCAGAGACGCTCAGCCCCTGGCGAACTGGCTCGCCGCACACCCTGGGGTGGAGGTGGTATGCCGAGACCGCTCCGGGGCGTACGCGGAGGGAGTTCGTATCGGCGCACCCGACGCGATGCAGGTCGCGGACAGGTTTCACCTCTGGCAGAACCTGAGCAAGGCCGTCGAGCGCTGCGTGGCTCGCCACCGCGACTGCCTTCGCGCCACCGAGCCTCAGTCGACCGACCGGCCAACCCCGCAACCTCAGAACGAGGAGCCCGTCGGGAGGTTCGCGCAGCGCGCTCAGCGACACCACGCGAAGGTGCACGATCTGCTGGCTCGGGGACATAGCATCCGCGGTATCGCTCGGGGCCTGGGCTGGGGTCAGCGCACAGTGCAGCGCTCGGATGGATCGCCACCGTCCGGGCCGACGATCTGCCCGGCCTGACCTCCTTCGCCAACGGGCTCGAGTCCGACCTGAACGCCGTCACCGCTGGCCTGACCATGCGCTGGAACTCCGGTCCCGTTGAGGGGCGCGTCAATCACATCATTCTGTGGAATCTGGAATGTCAAGGTATTCGGCCAGTCTGGTCGTCCAGTCCCGCTGGTCAGCAGTGTCTGGAATCGGTAGCCCTCGGGCCTGCTGGAGGCTGTGCCAGGCAGTGTCGGGTTTCGCGCCGTTGAGAATGAGGAGGGAGGCGGCGATGAGGCTGGATCGTCCGATGCCGAAGCGGCAGTGGGTGACAACGTGTTTGCCGTCGCGCAGCTTCGCGGCGAGATCCTGCAATGTCGGCAGGACCGTGTGCAGATCGGGGACTTGGCGATCGGGGATCGGGATGGCGACGAAGTCGAGTCCGGCTGCGCGGGCGGCGGCGGGTTCGTCGGCCAGTCCGGTTTCGTGGAGTTCGGCGGTGGTGAGCGCGCAGACCAGGATGTCGACGCCAGCATCGCGGAGTGCGGTCATCTCGTCATGGAGCCAGTCGCCGCCGCGGGGTTTGGCCATGATGCTTAGGTGGCCGGATCCGTGTGCGGTGTAGAGGGTTGGGAGCATGGTCAGCTCTTTCGGTCGGGTCCTTCGACGGTCAGTGGTAGCGGCCTGCCGGGCTTGGCGTCGAGCTGGCGTGGTGTCGGCCCGGCGGGGGTTGGGGTGTCGGCGAGGCGTTGCAGCAGTTGGTCGATCGAGGCTTGGCCGTCTTGGACGGCGGCTTGCTCGCCGTCAGTGAGCGGGATGCTGACGAGCATCCGCTGAAGGTT includes these proteins:
- a CDS encoding HPF/RaiA family ribosome-associated protein, giving the protein MQILINTDSNIDSGEKLIRHVEEEIASTLERFSDQIISVEAHLSDQNAGKGGPDDKRCVLQARPTGQQPVAVTHNAATIDDACRGAAASMAHLLASRFGRLHETKGGDSIRHPHTN
- a CDS encoding ISL3 family transposase, with product MLLPHLAGVAIEEVAEVSGVVCIRASALAAAVACVCCGYDATRVHSRYERYLADAPVGGRRLVVRLRVRRWFCDQSSCRVRTFAEQIEGVTVRHGRRTPLLRAMLEGIAVALAGRVGARLATALHASASRSTLLRLLAALPDPAAETPRVLGVDDFALLRGQNYGTVLIDCETGAPLELLPGRDAQPLANWLAAHPGVEVVCRDRSGAYAEGVRIGAPDAMQVADRFHLWQNLSKAVERCVARHRDCLRATEPQSTDRPTPQPQNEEPVGRFAQRAQRHHAKVHDLLARGHSIRGIARGLGWGQRTVQRSDGSPPSGPTICPA
- a CDS encoding protein-tyrosine phosphatase family protein, with the translated sequence MAKPRGGDWLHDEMTALRDAGVDILVCALTTAELHETGLADEPAAARAAGLDFVAIPIPDRQVPDLHTVLPTLQDLAAKLRDGKHVVTHCRFGIGRSSLIAASLLILNGAKPDTAWHSLQQARGLPIPDTADQRDWTTRLAEYLDIPDSTE